The window TGAGTATTACTCTCTCTTTATTCTTTGACATGGAATTTAGCTGATATTTAAAATAAATAGAGATAACTTAACTTGACTAATAATCGCTAATGCAAAGGTACTTTGTCAAAACCTAGCGATGTGCTAGATAACTGAGCTAAAAAAGAAAATTAAGGATCACAGAAACTTCGTTTCTGCGTCTCAAAAGTAGTAGTCGTTTACACTCCTCTACTTTTGGAAATTATAGTTTAAGAAATAGTTTCAAAAAATAAAAAAAAGACATGCTTTTAATGAGCTGTCTTTTTTTATTAGAACTTGACTATTTGCTTAAGTGTTTAGCAAGTCTAGCACTTAGAGTAGAAGCATTAGCTTTTAATATGTTCATTACTTCAGCTTCACTAGCTCCTCTTAAAGTTTTTAAAGTTCTTGAACAAACTTTAACTTTAACTGGAGTTCCGTTTACCATGATAGTAGTAACTTGTAGGTTTGGTTTCCATACTCTTCTAGTAAGTCTGTGAGAGTGAGAAATTTGGTTACCGCTGATGATTCCAACTCCTGTAATTTCGCATCTTTGCATTCTATGTCACCTCTTTCCTGATTGCAATTATATAACATAATCGCAAATAATTGTATCATTAAATAGGGAAAAGATCAAGTTTTTTTTAAAAATATTGACAAATCTTTAAGAAAAACAGAGAATTGTGATATAATAAAATGAACGTAAATATACAATAAGGTGGTAAAAAATGAATAAGCATAGTTATACAGTGTTAGAATTTGACAAGTTAAGAGAAGAGTTAGCTAGTTATAGTGCAATAGAAGAAAACCATTATAAAATAATGAGTATGGAACCATTTAAAGATTTTAGTTCTTTAAATAGGGAACTAGACATTTTAAGAGATTTTACAGATTTTGTAAAATATGATGGTGGATTAGAAATTGCTGGAATGAGAGATATTTGCAAATTGACAAAAAAATCTCAATTGATAGGAACATATTTAGATGTTGAAGATCTATGGGATATAAATTATAACTTAAGACTTTTTAGAGTATTTAAAAATAGATTGGAAGATTTAGGAAAGTATAGAGATTTAAAGGATAAATTCCATGATGTTCCTATGCTTAGAGCAATAGAAGATATTATCAATAAAGCTGTGGATAATAATAAAGAGATAAAAGATGATGCTTCTCTAGATTTAAGAGACATTAGATTCCACAAAAAAACTCTTTCAATGAATATAAAGAGAAAATTTGATGAACTTTTCAATGAGCCACAATTCTCTAAAGTATTCCAAGAAAAGATTATAACTGAAAGAGATGGAAGAAGTGTTGTTCCTGTAAAAGCAGATTTTAAAGGGCAAATTAAAGGGATAGAACATGATAGATCTTCAAGTGGACAAACAGTATTTATTGAGCCGCTATCAATAGTTGCTTTAAACAATAAAATGAGAGAGTTAGAGATAAAAGAGAAAGAAGAGATTAGAAAGATCCTTTTAAGAATAACTGACTATATTAGAAATAGTAAAGATGATATAGATAAGGTTGGAGAGGCTATAATCACTCTTGATATTTTAAATGCAAGAGCAGTATATGGAATTGAGAAAAAATGTGTAGTTCCAAGTATTAATAATAGAGAGGTTTTAACTTTAGTAGAAGCAAGACATCCATTTATTCCTGCTGATAAAGTTGTTCCTCTAACATTTGAAATAGGAAAAGACTACAATACACTTTTAATAACAGGGCCAAATACTGGGGGGAAAACAGTTGCTCTAAAAACAGCTGGACTTTTAACATTAATGGCATTGACAGGAATACCAATTCCAGCTCATGAACACTCAAGTATAGGATTCTTTACAGGGGTATTTGCTGATATAGGAGATGAGCAAAGTATAGAGCAATCACTTTCATCTTTCTCAGCTCATCTAAAAAATGTTCAAGAGATACTTGAAAATGTAACTAAAGCATCTTTAGTATTGCTAGACGAGTTAGGATCAGGAACAGACCCAGCAGAGGGATCAGCTTTTGCTATGGCTGTAATAGATTATTTAAAAGATAAGAGATGTAAATCTATAATTACAACTCACTATAGTGAAGTTAAAGCTCATGGATACAATGAAGAGGGAATAGAAACAGCTTCAATGGAATTTAATGTAGAAACTCTATCACCTACTTATAGACTTATGATAGGAATACCAGGAGAGAGTAACGCACTAACAATAGCTAGAAGATTAGGTGTATCTGAAGAGGTTATAAATAAAGCTAAAAGCTATATCAGTGATGATAATAAAAAGATAGAAAAGATGATTAGCAATATCAAAGATAAAGCTGATGAACTTGATGAGATGAAAAGACAAGTTGAGTTTTTAAAAGCAGCAGCTCAAAGAGATAAAGAGATCTTCGAAGAAAAACTTAGAGTTATTGAAAAAGAGAAAAACGAGATATTGAAACAAGCTTATGAAAAAGCTGATATTATGATGAGAGAGATGCAATCTAAGGCAGCAGCTCTTGTAGAAAAGATTCAAAAGGAAGAGAATAAGAAAGAGGATATTAAAAATGTTCAAAAGAGCTTAAATATGCTTAGATCAGCTCTTCAAGAGGATAAGAATAAAAATGTAGAGGTAAAACCTAAAGTTGCTAGAAAGATAGATTACAAGGTTGGAGATAGATTGTTTGTAAACAGCTTAAATCAATTTGCAAATGTAATTAAAATTAATAAGGCTAAAGAGACAGTACAAGTACAAGCTGGAATTTTAAAGATGGAAGTATCTATGGATGATGTAAAAGTTGTTCATGAGAAGAAACAAAAAGAGTATAATACATTTGTGCATAAGAAAACAATTTCTGTAAGAAACGAAATTGATTTAAGAGGAAAAATGGTTGATGAGGGAATTTTTGAACTTGAAAACTATTTAGATAGAGCAGTTATGAACTCTTATACAGAGGTATATGTAATTCATGGTAAGGGAACAGGAGCTTTGAGAGAGGGAATTTTAAACTATTTGAAAAAATGTCCATATGTAAAAGAGTATAGAATAGGAGGACATGGAGAGGGAGGACTTGGATGTACTGTGGTAACTCTAAAATAGAAAAAAAAGTAACTCTTATATTAGCAGCAGCTGGAGTAGGAAAGAGAATGGGGCTATCGTATCCAAAACAATTTTTAGAGTATAATAATAAACCTCTTTTTGTAACTCCTTTAGAGGTTGCTGAAAGTTCAAAGATTATAGATAATATTATTATAGTTACTAATAAAGATAATATCCAATTAGTAGAGGATATCTGTAAAAAATATAGTATTACAAAAGTTAAAGAAGTAGTAGCAGGTGGAAAAGAGAGACAAAATTCTATCTATAATGCTTTGAGAAAAGATGATAATAGTGATATTATATTAGTGCAAGATGGAGTAAGACCATTTTTGAAGGAAAAATATATTGAAAAAAGTTGTGAATTGTTAGACAATGAAGAGGATTTAGTAGGAGTTGTAGTTGGAGTTCCTGTAAAAGATACAATAAAAGTTGTAGGAATTGATGGAGAGATCTTAACTACACCTAATAGATCTGCTCTTGTTGCAGTTCATACACCTCAAACTTTTAGAGGAGATATTTTAAAACAAGCTTATGAGCAAGCTGAAAAAGATGGTTTCTTAGGAACTGATGATTCATCTTTAGTTGAAAGATTAGATCTTAAAGTTAAAATATTAATTGGGGATTATGATAATATAAAGATAACTACACAAGAGGATCTAAAATTCTTGTAATAGGAGGAAAAAATGAGAGTTCATATTGAACAGATGAAACCTGTGTTAGGAGATAGAGAGAAAAACTTATTAAAGATGTTAGAGGCTATAGATAAAGGAATAGCTAACGGAGAAGATTTAATAGTTTTTCCTGAACTATGTTTAAATGGATATGTTTTAGAAGATTTAGTTTTTGAAACTGCAATAAAAGATGTTCCAGAAATTTTATTAGAAAAAAGTAGAGAGATAAGCATAATTTTTGGAGCAGTAGAGATGGGAGAGGGAGATTATCCTTACAATACACTTTTCTATCTTGAAGATGGAAAGGTTGTTTATAAACATAGAAAGGTATATCTTGCAAATTATGGAATGTTTTTTGAAGGTAGATATTTTATGAGTGGAGATAAGATAAGAGCCTTTGATACAAAATTTGGAAGAGTGGCTATGGTACAAGGTGAAGATATGATGCATCAATCTGTACAATTTATCTTAGCTCAAGATAATGCTAAATATATCTTTGTATCAGCAGCAGCACCAGCTAGATTAGGAATTAATAAACATGATATTTCTTCACAATGGAGAGATATTTTAAAAAGCAGTTCATATTTAAATGGAGTTTATACAATATTTGCAAATAGAGTTGGAGTTGAAGATGGAATCACATTCTTTGGAAACTCTATGGCAGTAGCTCCTAATGGAGATATAATTCAAGAGGCTGACTTTATGAAAGAAGGAAGTTTAAGCTGTGAATTAAGTGATAGAAAAGTAAGGACAGCAAGAATTGCTACACCTATATTTAAAAATGAGAATTTAGATTTAGTTAAGAGAGAGATAGAAAGAATAATAAAAGGAAAAATTAACTAGAGGAGGTGGAAAAACCTATGAAAAAACTTTATGGTTTATTGGTACTATTAATACTAATAGCAGGTGGAATATTAGGTTTTAATTATATTTATAAAGTGTCTCCAAGAGAGTTTATTTCAGAAGACAGTATTGCAATCTATGCTCTTCAAAAGAAAATTTCTCCAGAAAAATATGCAGAACAAGCTGAAATAGCTAAGGATTTAGGATATAAATTTGATGCTAAAAAGGCTGAAGAGATAAATAGATATATCTCTCAATTGTATGTATTGGTAGATGGAACACTTCTTATGGGAGAAGTTAATACAGCAGCAGTAGTAGATACAGGATTA is drawn from uncultured Fusobacterium sp. and contains these coding sequences:
- a CDS encoding endonuclease MutS2, giving the protein MNKHSYTVLEFDKLREELASYSAIEENHYKIMSMEPFKDFSSLNRELDILRDFTDFVKYDGGLEIAGMRDICKLTKKSQLIGTYLDVEDLWDINYNLRLFRVFKNRLEDLGKYRDLKDKFHDVPMLRAIEDIINKAVDNNKEIKDDASLDLRDIRFHKKTLSMNIKRKFDELFNEPQFSKVFQEKIITERDGRSVVPVKADFKGQIKGIEHDRSSSGQTVFIEPLSIVALNNKMRELEIKEKEEIRKILLRITDYIRNSKDDIDKVGEAIITLDILNARAVYGIEKKCVVPSINNREVLTLVEARHPFIPADKVVPLTFEIGKDYNTLLITGPNTGGKTVALKTAGLLTLMALTGIPIPAHEHSSIGFFTGVFADIGDEQSIEQSLSSFSAHLKNVQEILENVTKASLVLLDELGSGTDPAEGSAFAMAVIDYLKDKRCKSIITTHYSEVKAHGYNEEGIETASMEFNVETLSPTYRLMIGIPGESNALTIARRLGVSEEVINKAKSYISDDNKKIEKMISNIKDKADELDEMKRQVEFLKAAAQRDKEIFEEKLRVIEKEKNEILKQAYEKADIMMREMQSKAAALVEKIQKEENKKEDIKNVQKSLNMLRSALQEDKNKNVEVKPKVARKIDYKVGDRLFVNSLNQFANVIKINKAKETVQVQAGILKMEVSMDDVKVVHEKKQKEYNTFVHKKTISVRNEIDLRGKMVDEGIFELENYLDRAVMNSYTEVYVIHGKGTGALREGILNYLKKCPYVKEYRIGGHGEGGLGCTVVTLK
- the rpmB gene encoding 50S ribosomal protein L28, which produces MQRCEITGVGIISGNQISHSHRLTRRVWKPNLQVTTIMVNGTPVKVKVCSRTLKTLRGASEAEVMNILKANASTLSARLAKHLSK
- the ispD gene encoding 2-C-methyl-D-erythritol 4-phosphate cytidylyltransferase, producing MYCGNSKIEKKVTLILAAAGVGKRMGLSYPKQFLEYNNKPLFVTPLEVAESSKIIDNIIIVTNKDNIQLVEDICKKYSITKVKEVVAGGKERQNSIYNALRKDDNSDIILVQDGVRPFLKEKYIEKSCELLDNEEDLVGVVVGVPVKDTIKVVGIDGEILTTPNRSALVAVHTPQTFRGDILKQAYEQAEKDGFLGTDDSSLVERLDLKVKILIGDYDNIKITTQEDLKFL
- a CDS encoding nitrilase-related carbon-nitrogen hydrolase, with the protein product MRVHIEQMKPVLGDREKNLLKMLEAIDKGIANGEDLIVFPELCLNGYVLEDLVFETAIKDVPEILLEKSREISIIFGAVEMGEGDYPYNTLFYLEDGKVVYKHRKVYLANYGMFFEGRYFMSGDKIRAFDTKFGRVAMVQGEDMMHQSVQFILAQDNAKYIFVSAAAPARLGINKHDISSQWRDILKSSSYLNGVYTIFANRVGVEDGITFFGNSMAVAPNGDIIQEADFMKEGSLSCELSDRKVRTARIATPIFKNENLDLVKREIERIIKGKIN